The Streptomyces sp. Je 1-332 genome has a window encoding:
- a CDS encoding EI24 domain-containing protein — MRDLGRGFGYLMKGQRWVAQHGKQFGVGLLPGLITLLLYAAALVALALWGADFVGWATPFADDWSSPWAGLFRGFLTALLFALALLLSVVTFTAVTLLVGQPFYESLSEKVDISVSGFAPESGLPLWRELWISARDSLRIVLRAAVWGILLFALGFIPVVGQTVVPVVGFCVTGFFLVEELTGVALQRRGVEARERLALLRGRKQLAWGFGTPLAVAFLVPFVAVFLMPGAVAGATLMARELVGEDSGHAPDDDPRGAAGPAGPGGPQAATGGRS, encoded by the coding sequence ATGCGTGATCTGGGACGAGGCTTCGGCTATTTGATGAAGGGCCAGCGGTGGGTGGCCCAGCACGGCAAGCAGTTCGGAGTCGGCCTGCTGCCCGGCCTGATCACCCTGCTTCTCTACGCGGCCGCCCTCGTGGCGCTCGCCCTGTGGGGCGCGGACTTCGTCGGCTGGGCGACGCCCTTCGCGGATGACTGGTCGTCGCCGTGGGCCGGCCTGTTCCGGGGCTTCCTCACGGCGCTCCTCTTCGCGCTGGCGCTGCTCCTGTCCGTGGTCACCTTCACCGCGGTGACGCTCCTGGTGGGCCAGCCCTTCTACGAGTCGCTCTCGGAGAAGGTCGACATCTCCGTCTCCGGGTTCGCCCCCGAGTCTGGCCTGCCGCTCTGGCGTGAACTGTGGATCTCGGCGCGCGACAGCCTGCGCATCGTGCTGCGGGCGGCGGTCTGGGGCATCCTGCTCTTCGCCCTCGGCTTCATCCCGGTCGTCGGCCAGACCGTGGTCCCGGTGGTCGGCTTCTGCGTGACGGGCTTCTTCCTCGTGGAGGAGCTGACGGGGGTGGCACTCCAGCGCCGGGGCGTCGAGGCCCGCGAACGGCTCGCGCTGCTGCGCGGCCGCAAGCAACTGGCGTGGGGCTTCGGCACCCCGCTCGCCGTGGCCTTCCTGGTCCCGTTCGTCGCGGTGTTCCTGATGCCGGGAGCGGTCGCGGGCGCGACGCTCATGGCGCGGGAGCTCGTGGGCGAGGACAGCGGCCACGCCCCGGACGACGACCCCCGGGGCGCGGCCGGCCCGGCAGGACCCGGCGGACCGCAGGCCGCTACCGGCGGGCGTTCATAG
- a CDS encoding DUF3068 domain-containing protein, whose translation MRRTASPLSLILLGLGVFLLVLAPMLAWYVEPRAKRTPVDIDTITVFKGKGSYFDTEKIKTVRDKNLTITRQVRGDVEDSTSEHAVWDVVTSVDPDKSLPASDPHDSLQFTTERWVTDRGTNKPVHCCDEKPHFEGEAYLKFPFDVEKRSYTWWDNTLGATVPLTFRGTKKIQGYEGYRFTAEVKPAKTGTRLVPGRLVGQPKRSNVLAEEWYANHGVELVADKRTGRIIYAAIGPRKTLRAPGSDKDATVLLDSERIAFTEKTQKTQVGLADDDSSRLKLVGETLPVGTGVLGALLALAGGVLVIRGRRSDSGAQGPDGPGGPGSAAEPGGPHSDTSPTALQPTTM comes from the coding sequence ATGCGCCGCACAGCCTCGCCCCTCTCGCTGATCCTCCTCGGACTCGGCGTCTTTCTGCTCGTCCTGGCGCCGATGCTCGCGTGGTACGTCGAGCCACGCGCGAAACGCACGCCCGTGGACATCGACACGATCACTGTTTTCAAGGGCAAAGGCAGCTATTTCGACACCGAGAAGATCAAGACGGTGCGCGACAAGAACCTCACGATCACGCGGCAGGTCCGCGGCGACGTGGAGGACAGCACCAGCGAGCACGCGGTCTGGGACGTGGTCACGTCCGTCGACCCGGACAAGTCCCTGCCCGCGTCGGACCCGCACGATTCGCTCCAGTTCACGACGGAGCGCTGGGTCACCGACCGCGGGACGAACAAGCCGGTGCACTGCTGCGACGAGAAGCCGCACTTCGAGGGCGAGGCCTACCTCAAGTTCCCCTTCGACGTGGAGAAGCGCTCCTACACCTGGTGGGACAACACCCTGGGTGCGACCGTCCCGCTGACCTTCCGCGGCACGAAGAAGATCCAGGGGTACGAGGGCTACCGCTTCACCGCCGAGGTGAAGCCCGCCAAGACCGGCACCCGTCTGGTGCCCGGCCGCCTGGTGGGGCAGCCCAAGCGCAGCAACGTGCTGGCCGAGGAGTGGTACGCCAACCACGGCGTCGAGCTGGTCGCCGACAAGCGCACCGGCCGGATCATCTACGCGGCGATCGGCCCCCGCAAGACGCTGCGCGCGCCCGGCTCGGACAAGGACGCGACGGTGCTGCTCGACAGCGAGCGCATCGCGTTCACCGAGAAGACGCAGAAGACGCAGGTCGGGCTCGCGGACGACGACAGCAGCCGGCTGAAGCTGGTGGGCGAGACGCTGCCGGTCGGTACGGGTGTGCTCGGCGCGCTGCTCGCGCTCGCGGGAGGCGTTCTTGTCATCCGCGGACGACGTTCCGACAGTGGGGCGCAGGGACCCGATGGGCCCGGAGGGCCCGGTTCAGCGGCGGAGCCGGGCGGTCCGCATAGCGATACGTCCCCAACCGCCCTGCAACCCACCACGATGTGA
- a CDS encoding helix-turn-helix domain-containing protein has product MTESQGSLSVRSAWRDVPPVQVRQFAALALDEVPALAHDILREIRAEYPALPVVLDESGEPMALIGIRRALEGFVQQIAAAEGGRPVYPLEVFQEFGRGEGLHGRSLDSLQAIYRLGVRLAWRRLAEIGQQIEIPPPAMYELAESGFEYLDGLVDQSVRGYAEAAARQAGERLRLQRKLMDLLLSERRGDPGAGAPADFGHASGSRSAAAGAPGARSALDERAARVGWQLPERVAVGVLLRPAREAVAPAVGQGVLLDMETEQPRMVVPDPEAAGRPELLRRAMAGWSGAIGPPVPLADAAKSLRWAQAAVRLMERGLLPSGEVLHCTEHTEALVLLQPEELIEDLARRCLAPLAHCGPAHGRRLAETLLAWLETRGGAPEVAARLGVHPQTVRYRLRQIRELWGDEVDDPDRRFELELVLRARRLRGELGRVG; this is encoded by the coding sequence GTGACCGAGAGCCAGGGTTCGCTGTCCGTCCGCTCGGCCTGGCGCGACGTACCGCCCGTGCAGGTGCGGCAGTTCGCCGCGCTCGCCCTGGACGAAGTGCCCGCCCTCGCCCACGACATCCTGCGCGAGATCCGCGCCGAGTACCCCGCCCTGCCCGTCGTGCTCGACGAGTCGGGCGAACCCATGGCGCTCATCGGCATACGCCGCGCCCTGGAGGGGTTCGTCCAGCAGATCGCGGCGGCCGAGGGCGGCCGGCCCGTCTACCCCCTCGAGGTCTTCCAGGAGTTCGGCAGGGGCGAGGGCCTGCACGGCCGCAGCCTCGACTCGCTCCAGGCGATCTACCGCCTCGGCGTACGGCTCGCCTGGCGCCGCCTGGCCGAGATAGGCCAGCAGATCGAGATCCCGCCACCGGCCATGTACGAACTCGCCGAGTCGGGCTTCGAGTACCTGGACGGTCTCGTCGACCAGTCCGTCCGCGGGTACGCCGAGGCAGCGGCCCGGCAGGCGGGCGAACGGCTGCGCCTGCAGCGGAAGTTGATGGATCTCCTGCTCTCCGAGCGGCGCGGGGACCCCGGCGCGGGAGCGCCCGCCGACTTCGGCCACGCCTCCGGTTCCCGCTCGGCGGCCGCCGGTGCGCCCGGCGCCCGCAGCGCACTCGACGAACGGGCCGCCCGCGTCGGCTGGCAGCTGCCCGAGCGGGTCGCCGTCGGTGTCCTGCTCCGCCCCGCGCGGGAAGCCGTGGCGCCCGCCGTCGGCCAGGGCGTCCTGCTCGACATGGAGACCGAACAGCCCCGCATGGTCGTCCCCGACCCCGAAGCCGCGGGCCGCCCCGAGCTCCTGCGGCGCGCCATGGCCGGCTGGTCCGGCGCGATCGGCCCGCCCGTACCGCTCGCCGACGCGGCGAAGTCCCTGCGCTGGGCCCAGGCCGCCGTCCGCCTGATGGAACGGGGCCTGCTGCCTTCCGGCGAGGTCCTGCACTGCACCGAGCACACCGAAGCCCTCGTCCTGCTGCAACCCGAGGAGCTCATCGAGGACCTGGCCCGCCGCTGCCTGGCCCCGCTCGCGCACTGCGGGCCCGCGCACGGCCGCCGCCTCGCCGAGACGCTGCTCGCCTGGCTGGAGACACGGGGCGGCGCCCCGGAGGTCGCGGCGAGGCTCGGGGTGCATCCGCAGACGGTGCGCTACCGCCTGCGGCAGATCAGGGAGCTGTGGGGCGACGAGGTCGACGACCCGGACCGCCGCTTCGAGCTGGAACTGGTGCTCAGGGCGCGTCGGTTGCGCGGGGAGCTGGGACGGGTGGGCTGA
- a CDS encoding MarR family transcriptional regulator: protein MATSSSSAPRTDPLTLEVVELIGTVVARYYEEYDAAAGKHALTGAQARVLGLLSLEPLPMRRIAQKLKCEPSNITGIIDRLETRGLVERRPDPADRRVKLAAPTEEGLTVARSLRESLDFAREPLAELTREERLSLRGLLRRMVGEDAG, encoded by the coding sequence ATGGCCACCTCCAGCTCCAGCGCGCCGCGCACCGACCCCCTGACGCTCGAAGTCGTCGAGCTCATCGGGACGGTCGTCGCGCGCTACTACGAGGAGTACGACGCCGCGGCGGGCAAGCACGCCCTCACCGGGGCGCAGGCACGCGTACTGGGGCTGCTGTCCCTCGAACCGCTGCCCATGCGGCGCATAGCGCAGAAGCTGAAGTGCGAGCCGTCGAACATCACGGGGATCATCGACCGTCTTGAGACGCGCGGACTCGTCGAGCGGCGGCCCGACCCGGCCGACCGCCGCGTGAAGCTCGCCGCCCCGACGGAGGAGGGCCTGACGGTCGCCCGCAGCCTGCGCGAGTCACTGGACTTCGCGCGCGAGCCGCTGGCCGAGCTCACCCGCGAGGAGCGGCTCTCGCTGCGCGGGCTGCTGCGCAGGATGGTCGGCGAGGACGCGGGCTGA
- a CDS encoding M14 family zinc carboxypeptidase translates to MGISWPSRPVLLTTLASAGVLVLTTLAPGAATADPRPGGRDILREGSPLSSTERAARTPLSAADRALGTAGAPDLDSGRGGKDRGYPRERKLTPPPANPDDKSIKLGLAPYHSIAPKLNDIQGIGDRVSVEIAGRSAGGHRLYLVTVTAPESARETARQERMRELIENAPDTAAKDRAIKSSYKTPVFINNNIHGNEWEGTDAALKLIEKLAKAKDGKTKDLLAHNRLYFNVTANPDGRIAGTRANANGFDLNRDFITASQPEARAMRQIAVDKQPAVMIDLHGYVNGTLIEPTTPPHGENYEYDLFLKNTYANALGMEAAVNGLGYTPEKDGVEPAIIPFRDQEEGWDDWPPIFTPQYMPFHGAVAAHTIEFPMTVNNDEYDELPVPELRRRSAINVDIAGAAMSATLKYTQEHRTSVIADQIETFRRGAAGAAQVPVSPETVPGVPGIGPEDVYTTDFPRAYVIPQGGRGQRSAAAASRLVEHLLDNDVEVRRATRDFRLGGTSYGAGSYVIDMRQPKRGLANVMLADGRDISDKVSTMYDISGWSLGRLWGATVDSVKGGSLSGVRSRVVDTASRVGHVAGRGNLRLRLDDAREVAALNWLLARGTSVRRSDDGSVVLPSSARGAAVAAARKYDVAFDATKTKGGAVVRPTRVAAAVTPGELFALREMNFDVVPVSTSVLNAGFDWKKSGADALFVSAGLSYGELDAGARGGLDAFLSGGGGLVGRGAEGVALNSDAKLLSVEAVSGNGDANGVVRVVNAGGPVTGGAPSHSFVYAPMWFTGLGSGVRVEQSYGGGNPLVSGHWRPAEGGGGGPADAAGQASVVSGAAAGSRVVLFGTEPLFRDHPKGVFPQVGRALLSVGRG, encoded by the coding sequence ATGGGGATATCCTGGCCGTCAAGACCCGTTCTGCTCACCACCCTCGCCTCGGCGGGCGTCCTTGTCCTCACCACGCTCGCCCCCGGCGCCGCGACCGCCGACCCTCGTCCGGGCGGGCGCGACATCCTCCGCGAGGGCTCGCCCCTCAGCAGTACGGAACGGGCCGCGAGGACGCCGCTGAGCGCCGCAGACCGGGCTCTGGGAACCGCGGGAGCCCCCGACCTCGACTCCGGACGCGGCGGCAAGGACCGCGGCTACCCCCGCGAGCGGAAGCTCACCCCGCCTCCCGCGAACCCCGACGACAAGTCGATAAAGCTGGGCCTTGCCCCCTACCACTCCATCGCCCCGAAGCTGAACGACATCCAGGGCATCGGCGACCGCGTCAGCGTGGAGATCGCGGGCCGTTCGGCGGGCGGTCACCGGCTCTACCTGGTGACCGTCACCGCCCCCGAGTCGGCCAGGGAGACCGCCCGCCAGGAGCGGATGCGCGAGCTCATCGAGAACGCGCCGGACACCGCGGCCAAGGACCGTGCGATCAAGTCGTCATACAAGACGCCGGTCTTCATCAACAACAACATCCACGGCAACGAGTGGGAGGGCACGGACGCCGCCCTGAAGCTCATCGAGAAGCTCGCGAAGGCCAAGGACGGCAAGACGAAGGACCTGCTCGCGCACAACCGGCTCTACTTCAACGTCACGGCCAACCCCGACGGCCGCATCGCGGGCACCCGCGCCAACGCCAACGGCTTCGACCTCAACCGTGACTTCATCACCGCCTCGCAGCCCGAGGCGCGCGCGATGCGGCAGATCGCCGTCGACAAGCAGCCCGCGGTCATGATCGACCTGCACGGTTACGTCAACGGCACGCTGATCGAGCCGACGACTCCCCCGCACGGCGAGAACTACGAGTACGACCTCTTCCTCAAGAACACCTACGCGAACGCGCTCGGCATGGAAGCCGCGGTCAACGGCCTCGGTTACACCCCCGAGAAGGACGGCGTGGAACCGGCGATCATCCCCTTCCGTGACCAGGAGGAGGGCTGGGACGACTGGCCGCCGATCTTCACCCCGCAGTACATGCCGTTCCACGGGGCGGTCGCCGCGCACACCATCGAGTTCCCGATGACCGTCAACAACGACGAGTACGACGAGCTGCCGGTGCCGGAGCTGCGGCGGCGGTCCGCGATCAACGTGGACATCGCGGGCGCCGCGATGTCGGCGACGCTCAAGTACACGCAGGAGCACCGCACTTCGGTGATCGCCGACCAGATCGAGACGTTCCGGCGCGGCGCGGCGGGGGCAGCGCAGGTGCCCGTTTCGCCGGAGACCGTGCCGGGTGTGCCGGGCATCGGCCCGGAGGACGTCTACACGACTGACTTCCCGCGTGCGTACGTGATCCCCCAGGGTGGGCGTGGCCAGCGTTCCGCCGCTGCCGCCTCGCGGCTCGTGGAGCATCTGCTCGACAACGACGTCGAAGTGCGGCGGGCGACAAGGGACTTCAGGCTCGGCGGGACCTCGTACGGTGCAGGGTCCTACGTCATCGACATGCGTCAGCCCAAGCGCGGGCTCGCAAACGTGATGCTCGCCGACGGGCGGGACATCAGCGACAAGGTGTCCACCATGTACGACATCTCGGGGTGGAGCCTCGGGCGGTTGTGGGGTGCGACGGTGGACTCGGTGAAGGGCGGTTCGCTGTCCGGTGTGCGCTCGCGCGTCGTAGACACGGCTTCGCGGGTCGGTCATGTCGCGGGGCGGGGGAATCTCCGGCTGCGGCTCGACGACGCGCGGGAGGTGGCCGCGCTCAACTGGCTGCTGGCGCGCGGGACTTCTGTGCGGAGGTCAGATGACGGGAGTGTGGTTCTGCCGTCGTCGGCGCGGGGGGCGGCTGTTGCCGCGGCGAGGAAGTATGACGTCGCCTTCGACGCGACGAAGACGAAGGGTGGCGCGGTGGTCCGTCCCACGCGGGTTGCGGCGGCGGTGACGCCCGGGGAGCTGTTCGCGCTGCGGGAGATGAACTTCGACGTGGTACCGGTCTCGACTTCGGTGCTCAACGCCGGGTTCGACTGGAAGAAGTCGGGTGCGGACGCGTTGTTCGTCTCGGCGGGGCTTTCGTACGGGGAGCTGGACGCGGGGGCGCGGGGCGGGCTCGACGCGTTCCTCTCCGGGGGCGGTGGGCTCGTCGGGCGGGGCGCGGAAGGGGTCGCGCTGAACTCCGACGCGAAGTTGCTCTCCGTTGAGGCGGTCTCCGGGAACGGGGATGCGAATGGTGTGGTGCGGGTGGTCAATGCGGGGGGCCCTGTTACTGGGGGTGCGCCGTCTCACTCGTTCGTCTATGCGCCCATGTGGTTCACGGGGCTTGGGAGCGGGGTGCGGGTCGAGCAGTCCTACGGGGGTGGGAATCCGCTGGTCTCCGGGCACTGGCGTCCTGCGGAGGGCGGCGGGGGTGGGCCCGCGGATGCCGCGGGTCAGGCTTCCGTCGTGAGCGGGGCCGCTGCGGGGTCCCGTGTGGTCCTCTTCGGCACCGAGCCGCTCTTCCGGGACCACCCCAAAGGGGTGTTTCCGCAGGTGGGGCGGGCGTTGCTGAGCGTGGGCCGGGGCTAG
- a CDS encoding NADP-dependent oxidoreductase, with amino-acid sequence MSVTPEASGSQKLPAVSREWHLVRRPHGWPVPEDFALREAPVAAPADGQVLVRNLHFSVDPYMRGRMNDVKSYTPPFQLDQPMQGGAVGEVIASNTENIAVGDHVLHFAGWREYAAVPAKHAVKVDAQAAPLSAYLGVLGMTGLTAYAGLFEVASFKEGDAVFVSGAAGAVGSQVGQMARLKGASRVVGSAGSDEKVKKLVEEYGFDAAFNYKDPRPVVEQLKEAAPDGIDVYFDNVGGEHLEAAISRMNVHGRATICGMIAGYNDTEPTPGPRNMAMIIGKRLRLQGVLVGDHEALQPQFVSEVGAWIRSGELKYDETLVEGVENGVEAFLGMLRGENTGKMIVSLV; translated from the coding sequence ATGTCCGTCACCCCCGAGGCCTCCGGGTCCCAGAAGCTCCCCGCCGTCAGCCGTGAGTGGCACCTCGTGCGCCGCCCGCACGGCTGGCCGGTCCCGGAGGACTTCGCGCTGCGCGAGGCCCCCGTGGCGGCCCCGGCCGACGGCCAGGTCCTGGTCCGCAACCTGCACTTCTCCGTGGACCCGTACATGCGTGGCCGGATGAACGACGTGAAGTCGTACACCCCGCCGTTCCAGCTGGACCAGCCCATGCAGGGCGGCGCGGTCGGCGAGGTCATCGCGTCGAACACCGAGAACATCGCGGTGGGCGACCACGTCCTGCACTTCGCGGGCTGGCGCGAGTACGCGGCCGTCCCCGCCAAGCACGCCGTCAAGGTGGACGCGCAGGCCGCGCCGCTCTCCGCGTACCTCGGCGTGCTCGGCATGACCGGCCTGACGGCCTACGCGGGCCTCTTCGAGGTCGCCTCCTTCAAGGAGGGCGACGCGGTCTTCGTCTCCGGCGCCGCGGGTGCGGTCGGCTCCCAGGTCGGCCAGATGGCCAGGCTCAAGGGTGCCTCGCGCGTCGTCGGCTCGGCGGGCTCGGACGAGAAAGTGAAGAAGCTCGTCGAGGAGTACGGCTTCGACGCCGCGTTCAACTACAAGGACCCGCGCCCGGTCGTCGAGCAGCTCAAGGAGGCGGCCCCCGACGGCATCGACGTCTACTTCGACAACGTCGGCGGCGAGCACCTCGAAGCGGCCATCAGCCGCATGAACGTGCACGGCCGCGCCACCATCTGCGGCATGATCGCGGGCTACAACGACACCGAGCCCACGCCGGGCCCGCGCAACATGGCCATGATCATCGGCAAGCGCCTGCGCCTGCAGGGCGTGCTGGTCGGGGACCACGAGGCACTTCAGCCGCAGTTCGTGTCCGAGGTCGGCGCGTGGATCCGCTCCGGCGAGCTGAAGTACGACGAGACGCTCGTCGAGGGCGTGGAGAACGGCGTCGAGGCGTTCCTGGGCATGCTGCGCGGCGAGAACACCGGAAAGATGATCGTTTCCCTGGTCTGA
- a CDS encoding serine hydrolase domain-containing protein — MTREIKVHGTTAAGYESVRDEFTAMLAQAEPDHASQVAAYVRGRQVVDLWVGPDTDGDTLFGVYSSTKGAAHLVMALLVQDGTLELDREVAYYWPEFAAEGKGDATLRELLSHRVGVVGADSGFSPEEIADDRAAAARLATQRPYWRPGTAFGYHALSIGALAGEVVLRATGRTLQEVYEERVRVPYGLDFHLGLPEALEPRFRSVLPMMPSPEERALLDAQPPQPGTLNSIAFNRHGAQPTDVESLPNSRSVRAQGPASAGGVASARGLAAMYAAAVGGLEGREPLLKADTVAEFGQIHSHGHDLVLRAHKSFGVGFQNVAEAWYPFLGVGSIGHKGVGGSQAFADPRSGLAYGYTRRRFPAPGGAAPEDERLVRAIHTAAVTR; from the coding sequence ATGACACGTGAGATCAAAGTCCACGGCACCACCGCAGCCGGATACGAATCCGTGCGGGACGAGTTCACCGCCATGCTCGCCCAGGCGGAGCCCGATCACGCCTCGCAGGTCGCCGCCTACGTACGAGGGCGGCAGGTCGTCGACCTGTGGGTGGGGCCGGACACCGACGGTGACACGCTCTTCGGGGTGTACTCGTCCACGAAGGGCGCCGCCCACCTCGTCATGGCGCTGCTCGTCCAGGACGGCACCCTGGAGCTGGATCGCGAAGTGGCCTACTACTGGCCGGAGTTCGCCGCGGAGGGGAAGGGGGACGCCACCCTGCGGGAACTCCTCTCGCACCGCGTCGGCGTCGTCGGCGCCGACTCCGGCTTCAGCCCCGAGGAGATCGCCGACGACCGCGCCGCCGCCGCCCGGCTCGCGACCCAGCGCCCCTACTGGCGCCCCGGCACCGCCTTCGGCTACCACGCCCTGTCCATCGGCGCGCTGGCCGGCGAGGTCGTCCTGCGGGCCACCGGGCGGACGCTGCAAGAGGTGTACGAGGAGCGCGTCCGCGTCCCGTACGGCCTTGATTTCCACCTCGGGCTACCGGAAGCACTGGAGCCCCGCTTCCGTTCCGTGCTGCCGATGATGCCCTCCCCCGAGGAGCGTGCCCTGCTCGACGCGCAGCCGCCGCAGCCGGGCACGCTGAACTCCATCGCCTTCAACCGCCATGGCGCGCAGCCCACCGACGTCGAGTCCCTTCCCAACTCCCGTTCGGTGCGCGCCCAGGGGCCCGCGTCCGCCGGTGGGGTCGCCTCCGCGCGCGGGCTCGCCGCGATGTACGCGGCGGCCGTCGGCGGGCTCGAAGGGCGGGAGCCACTCTTGAAGGCGGACACCGTGGCCGAGTTCGGGCAGATACATTCCCATGGGCACGACCTGGTGCTCCGGGCCCACAAATCGTTCGGGGTGGGGTTCCAGAACGTCGCCGAGGCCTGGTATCCCTTCCTCGGCGTGGGGTCCATCGGGCACAAGGGCGTGGGCGGCTCGCAGGCGTTCGCCGACCCTCGCAGCGGGCTCGCCTACGGGTACACGCGGCGCCGCTTTCCCGCCCCCGGCGGAGCGGCCCCGGAGGACGAGCGCCTGGTGCGCGCCATCCACACGGCGGCGGTCACCCGCTGA
- a CDS encoding organic hydroperoxide resistance protein yields MSIQQIDVKYTAVATAENGRDGRVATDDGKLDVVVNPPKEMGGSGAGTNPEQLFAAGYSACYQGALGVVARKENVDISGSTVTAKVGIGSTEAGGFGLEVAISASIPNVDAATAQALIEKAHQVCPYSSATRGNIKVELAVA; encoded by the coding sequence ATGTCCATCCAGCAGATCGACGTCAAGTACACCGCCGTCGCCACCGCCGAGAACGGCCGTGACGGCCGCGTCGCCACCGACGACGGCAAGCTCGACGTCGTCGTCAACCCGCCGAAGGAGATGGGCGGCAGCGGCGCGGGCACCAACCCCGAGCAGCTCTTCGCGGCCGGCTACAGCGCCTGCTACCAGGGCGCGCTCGGCGTGGTCGCCCGCAAGGAGAACGTCGACATCTCCGGCTCGACCGTGACCGCCAAGGTCGGCATCGGCTCGACCGAGGCCGGCGGCTTCGGCCTGGAGGTCGCGATCAGCGCCTCCATCCCGAACGTGGACGCGGCCACCGCGCAGGCCCTGATCGAGAAGGCGCACCAGGTGTGCCCGTACTCCAGCGCCACGCGCGGCAACATCAAGGTGGAGCTCGCGGTCGCCTGA
- a CDS encoding SMP-30/gluconolactonase/LRE family protein, whose amino-acid sequence MDIAVRAQAALGEGPTWDHAAQRLIWVDILSSRVHTYDPSTGHRSVLATEQHVGAAKPRAGGGLVVNLRDGVGLYDSAADGGAFRWLHREVVPGRRGNDAAVAPDGALWAGTMRYDEGEGGGNLIRLTGDGARDEVLSRVSVSNGIGWSPDGRLMYYIDTPTRHVDVVELGDDQLPRSRRPLVTIEPEAGYPDGLTVDADGCVWVALWDGAAIRRYTPSGALDRVIELPVVRPTACAFGGAGLRDLYITSARTGLEAPHPLSGSVLVLPDAGQGVEQAAFAG is encoded by the coding sequence ATGGACATAGCGGTACGCGCCCAGGCAGCACTCGGCGAGGGTCCCACCTGGGACCACGCCGCCCAGCGGCTGATCTGGGTCGACATCCTGAGCTCACGCGTCCACACGTACGACCCGTCGACCGGGCACCGCTCCGTCCTGGCCACCGAGCAGCACGTCGGCGCCGCGAAGCCGCGCGCGGGCGGCGGCCTGGTGGTCAACCTCCGGGACGGCGTGGGTCTCTACGACTCCGCGGCCGACGGGGGCGCCTTCCGCTGGCTGCACCGCGAGGTCGTGCCCGGCCGCCGGGGCAACGACGCCGCGGTCGCCCCCGACGGGGCGCTCTGGGCGGGCACGATGCGCTACGACGAGGGGGAGGGCGGCGGCAACCTCATCCGGCTGACCGGTGACGGCGCCCGGGACGAGGTCCTGTCCCGTGTCTCGGTCAGCAACGGCATCGGCTGGAGCCCGGACGGCCGGCTCATGTACTACATCGACACCCCGACGCGCCACGTCGACGTCGTGGAACTGGGAGACGACCAACTCCCGCGCTCCAGGCGCCCCTTGGTGACGATCGAGCCCGAAGCCGGCTACCCCGACGGCCTGACCGTCGACGCCGACGGCTGCGTCTGGGTCGCCCTGTGGGACGGCGCCGCCATCCGCCGCTACACCCCCTCCGGCGCCCTGGACCGGGTGATCGAACTGCCGGTGGTCCGCCCGACCGCGTGCGCGTTCGGCGGCGCGGGACTGCGCGACCTGTACATCACCTCCGCCCGTACGGGACTTGAGGCGCCGCACCCCTTGTCGGGCTCCGTGCTCGTGCTGCCGGACGCCGGACAGGGCGTGGAACAGGCGGCGTTCGCCGGGTAG